A genomic window from Populus alba chromosome 19, ASM523922v2, whole genome shotgun sequence includes:
- the LOC118039832 gene encoding LOW QUALITY PROTEIN: T-complex protein 1 subunit gamma-like (The sequence of the model RefSeq protein was modified relative to this genomic sequence to represent the inferred CDS: inserted 1 base in 1 codon): MHAPVLVLRDSLKRESGRKVHHANIQAAKAVADIIRTTLGPRSMLKMLLDASGGIVVTNDGNAILRELDLAHPAAKSMIELSRTQDEEVGDGTTSVIVLGGEMLHVAEAFIEKNYHPTVICRAYSKALEDAIAVIDKIAMSIDVNDRPTMLGLVKSCIGTKFTSQFGDLIADLAIDATSIVGVDLGQGLREVDIKKYIKVEKVPGGQLEDSKVLKGVMFNKDVVAPGKMKRKIVNPRVILLDCPVEYKKGENQTNAELVREEDWEVLLKMEEEYIENMCAQILKFKXDLVITEKGLSDLACHYLSKAGVSAIRRLRKTDNNRIAKACGATVVNRPDELQESDVGTGAGLFEVKKIGDEFFAFIVDCKDPKACTVLLRGASKDLLNEVERNLQDAMSVARNILKNPKLLPGGGATELTVSAALKQKSSSIEGIEKWPYEAAAIAFEAIPRTLAQNCGVNVIRTMTALQGKHANGENAWIGIDGNTGEITDMKERKIWDAYNVKAQTFKTAIESACMLLRIDDIVSGIKKKQAPGAQGPSKPKIETEADADSEQILPD; the protein is encoded by the exons ATGCACGCTCCAGTTCTCGTTCTCA GGGATTCGTTGAAACGGGAATCAGGAAGGAAGGTACATCATGCCAACATACAGGCTGCAAAGGCAGTTGCCGATATTATCAGGACCACCTTAGGTCCTCGTTCCATGTTGAAGATGCTTCTCGATGCCAGCGGCGGTATTGTTGTCACGAACGACGGCAATGCCATCCTGCGTGAGTTAGATCTGGCTCATCCTGCTGCTAAATCCATGATTGAATTAAGTCGCACTCAAGACGAAGAAGTCGGTGACGGAACTACCTCCGTCATTGTTCTCG gAGGAGAGATGCTTCATGTTGCTGAAGCCTTCATCGAAAAGAACTATCATCCTACTGTCATATGCCGAG CCTACAGTAAAGCTTTGGAGGATGCTATAGCAGTGATTGACAAAATTGCTATGTCCATTGATGTCAATGATC GTCCTACAATGTTGGGGCTGGTCAAGAGTTGCATTGGCACAAAGTTCACTAGTCAATTTGGGGACTTAATTGCT GATCTAGCAATTGATGCCACCTCAATAGTTGGTGTGGACCTTGGTCAAGGATTGCGTGAAGTTGACATCAAGAAGTACATTAAGGTTGAGAAGGTGCCTGGTGGCCAGTTGGAAGATTCAAAGGTTCTTAAAGGGGTTATGTTTAACAAAGATGTAGTTGCCCctggaaaaatgaaaagaaaaattgtgaACCCACGTGTTATTCTTCTTGATTGCCCTGTTGAATACAAAAAAGGAGAGAACCAGACAAACGCGGAGCTGGTTAGAGAAGAAGACTGGGAAGTCCTGTTGAAAATGGAAGAGGAATACATAGAGAATATGTGTGCGCAGATACTTAAGTTTA CAGATTTGGTAATCACAGAGAAAGGTCTCAGTGATTTGGCATGCCACTATCTGAGCAAAGCTGGTGTTAGTGCAATCAGGAGGCTGCGGAAGACTGATAATAACAGAATTGCCAAGGCATGTGGGGCCACTGTTGTGAACAGACCAGATGAGTTGCAAGAGTCTGATGTTGGTACCGGGGCTGGTTTATTTGAGGTTAAGAAAATTGGGGATGAATTCTTTGCTTTCATTGTTGATTGCAAAGATCCAAAGGCTTGTACTGTTCTTTTGAGAGGTGCCAGCAAGGACCTTCTGAATGAAGTGGAAAGAAACTTGCAG GATGCCATGTCTGTAGCAAGAAATATACTCAAGAATCCAAAACTCCTTCCTGGTGGGGGTGCTACAGAATTAACTGTATCTGCTGCTCTGAAGCAAAAAAGCTCATCTATCGAAGGAATAGAAAAG TGGCCTTATGAAGCTGCTGCTATAGCTTTTGAGGCTATACCAAGAACATTGGCTCAGAATTGTGGTGTTAATGTGATCCGAACGATGACTGCTCTgcaagggaag CATGCAAATGGTGAAAACGCATGGATTGGCATAGATGGGAACACTGGTGAAATTACCGATATGAAAGAGAGGAAG ATATGGGATGCCTACAATGTCAAGGCACAAACCTTCAAAACAGCAATCGAGTCTGCTTGCATGCTTCTGAGGATTGATGACATTGTGAGTGGAATCAAGAAGAAGCAGGCCCCTGGAGCGCAGGGTCCGTCCAAGCCTAAGATTGAGACAGAAGCAGATGCAGACAGCGAGCAGATACTTCCTGACTGA